The window GAAGTAAGTAGAAATAAAATAATTACTAATAACCCTGAAAAATCAGTCAATGAATAACTAATTTGAATTAATCCAGAAATCCTTACTACGAATGCTAAAAGATAAATAAATATTGTGGCTAATATAAACTTATCAAGTACTGGAGTAAACTCTTTAGTTTTAAGAAATTTACGCATAAAAAGCAAACCTGCCATTCCTGAAATTGAAGAGAAGCCAATTATGCTCAATCCATATAAATATGGGTTTTCATCTAATATGTAAAAAAAGGAGTTTCCTAATAAAGAAAGCTGGGTCAATGAAATAAATAAAATATAAACCGAATAGAAAAAATATGTAGAATCACGAATAAGGAAAAAGAGAATGAAGTTATATAGAAACAATGCAAACATAATCCCCATATAAACATTGATAATTAATGTTCTTTGACTGTATCCTGAGTAAAAGTCAGCTTCCGGAATTAATTTAATTCTCAAATTAATAGGCTCTTCACTTCTAATATGAAGAAACAATGTACTTTCATGCAAGCCATTTTGCAGCTGAAAAGTAGGAAATGGATTAGAAATTAAATTATCTCTTGTATGGTAAGTCCCTGACTTCCCAATATTTTCAATTTTATTATTCTTATTTTTTTGATAAAGTAAGACTTCTTTAAATGTTGGATTTTCTATTTCTAAAATCAATTTATCATTTTCACTAAAACCTTCTGAAACATCAAAGCCTAAAAATGCTTCCTTTACAAACCCTAAATTAAGAAGCTCATTTTCGATTTGATATTGATCTTTGATTTGAGAAAATGATTCGTCTTCATAAAGAAAATATTCTTTTACCTCAAAAACATTTTCTTCGTCCAACAAAAAAAAGTACCCAAAAGCTGGAATAAAAACAAAAAGTACAAAGGCCAATCCAATGTAAAGTGGTTGCTTATTTGATTTCATTACAAGCATAAATTGTATGAACTTAAATTAAATTCAATTTCTAAATCTCCCATTTTACTAGGTACATGAACGGTTTGATCAGGGTTTTTAATGAGGCTAAACACAAACTCTCTTTCTTCAGGTTTGGCTCGTTTCATTTCATAAACATCTTCTAATTCCATAATTGTTGCTACCAAGCCTTCTTTTGGATATAAAAAAGTTCCATTTTCACCAATTTCTTCTATTATTCTTAAGCCAACGGCTTGAGAATTCGCTACCGTATAAGGGGAACAAAATGCCATGATACATTCAAGACCTAACAATGCTGTAATTGCTACTCCAATTCGAATAAGGTAAATACTCCCAATTCCATAGCCTGATACTTCTTTAGAATTCCAAAGGCCACAGAACTCTGCCACCTTTAATTCTCTATATCGAGTCATATAATCTACTATCCTCTCGTCTTTTTCAAAAATGGCTCCTTCAAGAGGTAAAGGGAAGTTTTTACTTCTAAGTTGAACTCTTCCTCCACCCAATACATTTTCTCCGTCTTCCGACTCAACCAACACCAAGTAAACATGTGGATTATTTACCCAAGATCGATCTGCTGAGGTCACCTTAGTTACTCCATATGATTCAAGTACTTTTAGATGCCCTCTGATATACTTTTCGGTTTCTTCAGGAGAATCGGTAGCCTTAACAACTTTAATTTTAACTTTCATTTCTTTTGTTAAAGAATTCATCCAAATCAATATAAGACCTACCCGAGGTAACTATATCTCCAATTAATATTTTTCTTGCAAAATGTGCACACATCGCTCCTCCCATAATTACAGAAGAACCAAGTTGTGGCCAACTTGTTATCGTTTTTCCTATTTCAAAGAAGCTTGATTTTCCTCTAGTTGAGACTTTTTCATAATCGACAAGTGTTAGTAGAACTTCACTCTTTCTTTGATTTAAAAGTTCAAGAACCTCCTCTTCTGTTCCGAGTTTGGATAATAGCCCATGAAATAAAGGCCTATCTTTTTCTAAATCGAAACGTTCTATATCAACCATTCCTCTATCACTTGTATCCATTAACACAGGAATTCCAAGGCTTCTAGCTTTGATTCTAGCTTGTACTTTTACTTCCAAACTGTCACACTCTTCAATAAGAAGGTCAAGCTGTCCTGATTTGGTGAAAAAATCATGCATATTTTCAGGAGTAATACCTTCATCATAAATTATCACTTTCATAAAAGGATCAATTTCCGCAATTTCTCTTTTCACCAAAGTAGTTTTGGGGATCCCTAGATTAACTACACTAGATCGTAACCTGTTCATATTCCC is drawn from Belliella baltica DSM 15883 and contains these coding sequences:
- a CDS encoding ThiF family adenylyltransferase, producing the protein MKSQKEAVILRPKESSDLHLIRQLQENQQTQILDEIKSQVAELIKLQNPSISWTSESLFEAVEDFFRKHDQFTYGVWVFYPWKNTLVHLLPEEEFVAVRTVRNKFKITQEEQDLLSNKKIGIIGLSVGQSVAISLAMERSFGELRIADFDTLELGNMNRLRSSVVNLGIPKTTLVKREIAEIDPFMKVIIYDEGITPENMHDFFTKSGQLDLLIEECDSLEVKVQARIKARSLGIPVLMDTSDRGMVDIERFDLEKDRPLFHGLLSKLGTEEEVLELLNQRKSEVLLTLVDYEKVSTRGKSSFFEIGKTITSWPQLGSSVIMGGAMCAHFARKILIGDIVTSGRSYIDLDEFFNKRNES